The region aatgcaaaccaaatgaatgaggggtgaggaggatgccaaggtgtgatcccaaagccaacAAATGATAAGAtagaatgagggatcttagggtcaaattggggtcttacagaacCCATGTGTAGATAACTATACCCCTCAATTATTTAGAAATCGAGGGGTAAATTGGCTATTTTTCATAACGCCCTTCGTTACCTCGCTTCTGTAGCCGAGGTTAAATATATTTCGCATCCGAAGCTAAATGTGTTTTTTGTAGTAGTGAAAAACATTCTTGTAACCGATTTTTTAAATCGGTTAAATAGTTACCCGACTTAAAAAGTGCAGACTCAACGTTTTTAAATTTCTAGAATAATGGATATGTAACCGATTACACCAAAAGTGTAATGATTACCATCCTATAAGTTTTGAAAAATGTGCTTTAAAAATACTTGAATTTAGTAATTTTGATGCAAGAATGTTTAGGAACATTAGAGATGAAAAGATGAATTATTTTCTAAGCCTCTACGGATATACATAatgtgaattttatttgaatACCTCTTCTTCATAATCAATCTCTTTTAATTCAACATCCAATGACTTTTGTAAtcttgaaatttgattgagttagacttcaatctttttcttttttgataagtttttgtcttcatcaaaactaaACTAAGATAAACGATGAATATCTTCTTCACATGAACATGTTATTGGTCTCTTCCCTAGCACGGAGGATCGCCCGAAGGCCTTAAAACAACGAAGAAAAAAACTTTGAAGCCCAACCTCAAAAATTTATGGAGCAATACTAGCTCTAGACCCGATAGCAAGGACTTGGGGACATCTATTTTAAATCATCCAAATGGTCGAATAAGACCAGTCCTATTTGAAATACCAATTCGGATCTTTGACTGCTCAAGATTGATAAGAAACTAGACCCTCGCCAAGGAGCCACACACTTGAGCCAGACATCATGCTCATTTCACCTGTTGGAGTCAATTCAACTGTCTCTCGCATTCTGCACCGCACTCATTGAGAGTGGTTTTAACCGTCACATGTATATAATATGATTTGGCATCATACCCATGTATGATTCATTAAGCCTTGCAAGTTACACCTTTATGGTCTCACTAATTTGGACGTTGTAGTGTTAACTTTGTGGGTGCACTCATCTCTACCTACCAGAGACTCTTATTATCTTATTAAAATAGAAACTATAATTATTATACGATTCTCAAAATATATAATTTTCACATTCTTAAATACATTAAATTGTGTACCTTATTTCACAGTGATGATTAAAGACTATATACCACCAAGATCTCAATTTATTCCTTTCTGCTTCCTACTTCCTCGTAACCTTTACTTAAAAATATTATGGAAGGGACAAAACCATTGTGCAATAATGTCTATGACTCTCATCAAGTCAACACTATCTATAGATGTTATTCATACTCCTTCACAATAACATATTTTTACTTTATTTGAATAACAACTTTTCATGTTATTTGAATAATACCAATTCATGTCTTTTGAATAACACCTCTTCACATGagttattttatttattaaattattaattattctTATACATTATTGACTTTGTTACTTATCATCATCCCTCGATATCATTCTTATTGAGAACCCCTTGAATAAGTACCATAAACATGTGATGTAATGTGATGTTGATCAAAattattaaatataatatttttattcTTATGTTTAGAATTATATGTCCACATCATTCGTTTGTGAAGGAAATCAAAATGTTAATTTCATGATAAATCTCAGCGCATTTACTAACACTGATCTCGTGATTTACACCTCAAATCCTTTAAAATTTAGCAACATTCTCACAACAGATGATGCAAAGACTTTATTTTCAAGAATGTTTTcctatttttcttttcttttagTTTTATACCAAAAATAAAAACTATTTTCTCCATTTCTCAATCATTTATTCCCATATGAAAATTTGTACTTGGTTAAAATATGATGATTTTTCAATGACGTGTCACATGTAAAACATGACAACTTATAATATActacctccgttttttattataagtcactttgaaaaaatattttgtaccatAATACAtaatataagtcgttttataatatcaataaatcattaatgatatttttcctattatacccttaaatatttattattctctttCCTTCAATTATGTTAGTTTCTCTTTTCAATACCATTAATGAAGGATAATCTTGTAAAATCATTCATAATTTATCTTTTTTATACCacaattattacatttcttaatacgtgtgaaaagtcaaaaatgacttaaaataaaaaacGGAGGAAGTATAAGTCTTTGCAAAATTTTAAAAGCAAAATAGATAAGTTATACGTCATTAAAAAATTAACACCTCATCCATTTTTCAATATAAAAAGATGAGAAATGAAAAAATAAACTATATGGacgtttaaaaataaaaaatacaaattaAATGTTATTAACAAATAAACACGACTTAAATTTTGAGTGAAAAAATTTAAAAAGGATCAAAAGTGTTCGAATTTGAAATAAGAAGACTATTCACGTgaataaatgaaataaaacaatattaatataaattattatatcctagaataataaaattaaaatctTAGATAGTTAGTTATCATATATTAATCATGCATTAAAATGTCTTTGTCTTCTATAATCTAAATTTTTATCCATAGTGAAATAAAAATTCATtaataaaaaactaaaataattttaagttatgagtaaaaataatattttaatatatttatgATTTATTATTGTTGACTTGTCCCTATATGGAGTATTACAGATAATGTAACCATAATACATGTAATAATTGCTAGGTGTCTGAATTGAATAGAAGATGGTTGGGGAAGGAAGAAAACCAAAGGCAGTGATTGTGGGAGGGAGCATAGCAGGAATATCAACTGCACATGCCCTAATCTCAGCTGGTTGGGATGTTCTTGTCCTTGAAAAAACCACTTCACCTCCATCAGGAAGTCCTACTGGTGCAGGTCTTGGACTCAACCCTGTCTCTCAACAAATCATTCAATCTTGGATTTCACAGCCACAACAATTCATACACAATACCACTTTTCCACTAACTATTGATCAGGTCAATAATCAATATCCACACTTTCATTTTCTATAAATTTTGATGATGATTTATCATTTATGGATGTATTGAATTGAGTTAATACTGCATTATTCATATTGTTAGGTTagttaatttaattaatcaattatgTGGATTGACATTATTAATTATTAGGTATTGTTGTGAATATTATTATGGCTAATTGTTATTGTATACCAATCAATTAATGAATATGTGTTGTGTTTTGCTTTATATGAGCCATGGTTTTAAATTGCGGCGTATGTTGTGGTTGCTTCGATGTGCGTTGCGGTTGTTACGCCGTGAATTTTTATTGAGAGGAGTTTGAAATACACCTATAGAAACACTTAAATGTTAAGATTTTAAAGAAGTAAATTGAGTTTTTCGATTCTAAATTTTGACGAAATTACATGAAGAAACTTGAGCGAAGTTGTCTGATGTGGTTCCTAATGTGGAAGGACGGGTGATTTCAAATCACACCCCAATTGCGGTTCGATGTGGTTGCGGAGACTAATATTGCGGCCGCAAATGCGGTTGCAGACCGTAATTTAAAACCATAGATTAGACCATGTTATTATGTCTAATGAGAGATCTCTACCTTCATTTGATCATCGGTCTGTGAGATGTCTGACATGTGTCGGTGGTGTTCGACATGACACCAACACATGTGATTACATTAGATTAATTCATTCTTTTAAGTTTTTTTACCGATACATGTCAGAGTCGTGTCTTGCGTCCGTCTCTATGCCAAGATTTATAGTTTATTATTGATGTATAGTTGAACTAGTATGAACCCTTTGAGTATTTGTGTTCTTTCTCATGGGAAAAAAAGAAAGAATTGAAGTGTTTTTGTAACTCTTTTTATTTATGTTGACAGAACCAAGTAACTGATAGTGAGAAGAAGGTGAATTGGACATTAACAAGAGATGAAAGTTTCAACTTTAGAGCATCACATTGGGCTGATCTTCATGGTGTTCTTTATAATGCACTTCCACCACAAGTATTTTTATGGGGTCATCTTCTTATCTCTTTCCATGTTGCAAATGAAAAGGGGACCTCTGTTATAATAAAGGCTAAAGTTCTTCAAACTGGAGAGATCGTAGATATCGTTGGAGATTTGCTTGTTGCAGCAGATGGTTGTCTCTCTTCAATCCGTCAAAAATATACCGATTTTAAACTAAGGTTTGTATCTCAGAATGGATCTGAGTTCAACTTAATTGATATGCACTGATAGTGTAAAAATTACTCAATCATAATAGTTGGATCACTATAAATACTTGACTTTACCTATCATAAAAGTTATAGAAAGTTTGTGATTTTTTGACAATGTAAAATGTTTTACGCCCACAGTGTATCAAAACTAATCTCTTCTTTTGCAGATATTCAGGCTATTGTGCTTGGAGAGGTGTTCTTGATTTTTCAGAAATTGAGAATTCAGAAACCATCACAGGTATCAGAAAAGCATACCCTGACTTAGGAAAATGCTTGTACTTTGATTTGGCCTCAGGTACACACAGTGTGTTGTATGAACTTCTCAACAAAAAGCTCAACTGGATTTGGTATGTGAATCAGCCGGAGCCTGAAGTAAAGGTATGACACCCGTACGACCCATGTCGAAAAAGTCAGACAAGTATCCCCGAAAGAAAAAAATTTACTGTCAGATCAGCTACTGCTGAATGTATTTTAATCTTTGGTTTCAAAATTCTTCAGGGAACCTCGGTGACGACAAAAGTAACTAGCGACATGATCCAGAAGATGCACGAAGAAGCAGAAAAAGTATGGATTCCTGAGTTGGCAAAGGTGATGAAAGAAACAAAGGAGCCTTTCTTAAATTTCATATATGACAGCGATCCCTTAGAGAGAATCGTTTGGGAGAATGTGGTATTGGTAGGTGATGCAGCTCACCCTACTACTCCTCACTGCATTAGAAGCACAAACATGTCAATATTAGATGCATCAGTGTTAGGAAAATGCATAGAAAGATGGGGAGCAGAAAAGCTTGAATCGGCTTTGGAAGAGTATCAGTCCATCAGGCTTCCGGTTACTTCAAAACAAGTTCTTCATGCGAGGCGTCTTGGTCGTATAAAACAAGGCCTGGTGCTACCCGATAGAGAAACTTTTGATCCTAAGTTAGCAAGGCAAGAGGATTGCCGGGATCTTCTAATGACGAACACGCCTGATTTCAACGATGTTCCTTTGTCATTTTCTTCTATTACATCTTCCATTTCCATTTGATTGCATGTGTTAGAATTGTTTTTGTTGATGAATTATTGTTATAACATCAATGCAATTGTTTGCACACTGACCCGAAAATAAGGCATCGCATTTTGTCCCTTAATTTGAACATTTAGCATCACAAGTTTAAAGATTGTATGTATGTTTTCATGTGATGAAATACCATATAACTCAATGTGTACTAGAGCTCTTCTGTCTCCTCTCCATTTGAACTAATCCCTTCTTCCTTCTTAGCCTTCATCACTGTCTCTTCCTTAGAGCTTCTAAGTGCTTGGATCAATCTCTCAAATGAGGTCTCAACATCTTCATTAACTACCTTAGGCATCAAGTTTTCCGCAACATCAGCTGGTGTCATAATAGTCTCTTCCAACAAGTATCGAATCATGTCAAACAAAAATGAGATTCAAGCCTCAGATGATTCACTGCCAACATTTTTAATCCATCAAAACTACAATAAAACAATCCAATGTGCATATCCATCCTTCCTCTCCTAATCAAAGCATAATTAGTAGTAAGTATAATCAATCTCAATGTCTTTAGCAATAGAAGTAACTAATGATGACTTTCCTGTTTCTGTTCCTGTAGAACCATTAAGCAAAGGGCCTCTCTTGCAAGATTTACCGATTCTTGTATTAGGGGATCCTTCAATACAACCCATGAGTTATCCATACATCTTGACTAAATTCCAAAAATAGCACTCAAGTCCGGATTCTAAAATGCGACATTTATTACACAACAAGCCCTTTGTGAATTACGTCACAGATATAGTTAAAAAGAATCCGGATTTTAAAACTCGTATTAATAAGTTATGGACATTTGACTCCACGTATGTGCTCAATCATCCTATTCAGAGGAAATCAAGCGACAAAGTCATTTCGAGTTGCTCTTGATCGCATATTCTAGATGATATTTGTTTTATGTCGTACGTCGATCACCATGAGACACGACCCTCGGAGGTGATAGCCTTGTCCTCTTAATGAGTGGTCTATGGATCCTAACTTGTGAACCCCAATCTCCTAAGCAAGTCCTAGGATAGTTTGGATATATGCATGGTATATCCAGAGACTCCATGCTCCACTGTTGATGCTTTTGTCACTATCCTTTTGCAGCAGGAATGTTGATGAGATTTTTGCAGCGTACTATGATCATCTGATCTCAGAGGACGGGTGTCATGTGTCAGCTCCTCGTCCATGAAATACGGTATACAGCTACATCCAATAGTTTTATAGAGTATCACATTCTTACATGACATCAGATGCAAAAGAAAATCCCTTGAGACCAGCTCATTAGAAGATCTTAGAGGAGGAATAGACAAAGGCGGACTATGTCGTTGATGTGTTGCTGATATGCATGTCACCGTATTGTACCTATTGGGAGTAAGGTCATGACTATGAACGAGTTTGAGGAAGACACTCCTCAAATAGTCACGTTACATGTCATCTTAGCAGAGTCACAACATGCTTTGTAATACATACGGCAGAGGAACTTAGGCATGAAATAAACACAGTAATTGTCTTTTACTGTgtatattttgatattttgacATTTTGTATTATGATTTGTTGTGGGATTGATTATGATATTTTGATACTTTGTAtttattattttgaaattttggCATTCAAATATACGCGGTAGTTCTTCTATTTTGATCTTATTATTGAATGACAAATGCGTATAATTTATTGTGGAATTGATTTATAAATGACTTATAATGTAAAGTTTATTAAAAAATATCGAAATTCTTCTAACTAATTAAAGATGTAAAATATTGGCAAAAATAGAGTACCACTATGATGACGTATGAAGGTGTATCTGAATTTTAAAGTCCAAACAATACTAGGTACATTTTAGGATATctacaaaaaaaaaattatcaGTACATGGGATGCTAACGAAGAACACCCCATATACTATTACTCATTAGCCTTACTAAATGTAACAAGATCATCTATGATCTCTTTCTTCTTGTTTGATTCTATTGCAATTGTTTCAAAAGAGGAGAGATGGTTAAAAATCACATGAACTCACCTTTTGTAAAGCTTTGAAAATGAATTCAAATACACTATCTCCTGCATATGATTTTCTAGGTTTCTTAATGCAAAATAGAGGCATCGAATTTGATGGCAATAAAGCCAAAGCAATTCAGGAAACCTCTCCTCCTTCGAAGACATCTAAGCTCCAATCATTGTTGGAGAAGAAATTAATTTCTTTCTGAG is a window of Lathyrus oleraceus cultivar Zhongwan6 chromosome 6, CAAS_Psat_ZW6_1.0, whole genome shotgun sequence DNA encoding:
- the LOC127097553 gene encoding uncharacterized protein LOC127097553, with translation MVGEGRKPKAVIVGGSIAGISTAHALISAGWDVLVLEKTTSPPSGSPTGAGLGLNPVSQQIIQSWISQPQQFIHNTTFPLTIDQNQVTDSEKKVNWTLTRDESFNFRASHWADLHGVLYNALPPQVFLWGHLLISFHVANEKGTSVIIKAKVLQTGEIVDIVGDLLVAADGCLSSIRQKYTDFKLRYSGYCAWRGVLDFSEIENSETITGIRKAYPDLGKCLYFDLASGTHSVLYELLNKKLNWIWYVNQPEPEVKGTSVTTKVTSDMIQKMHEEAEKVWIPELAKVMKETKEPFLNFIYDSDPLERIVWENVVLVGDAAHPTTPHCIRSTNMSILDASVLGKCIERWGAEKLESALEEYQSIRLPVTSKQVLHARRLGRIKQGLVLPDRETFDPKLARQEDCRDLLMTNTPDFNDVPLSFSSITSSISI